In one Lycium barbarum isolate Lr01 chromosome 7, ASM1917538v2, whole genome shotgun sequence genomic region, the following are encoded:
- the LOC132602339 gene encoding phytyl ester synthase 1, chloroplastic-like, with product MKQASSPNKPIYLVGDSFGGCLALAVAAHNPKIDLVLILANPATSFGKSQLQPLLPLLESLPDENNLLVICIDGIT from the exons ATGAAGCAGGCTTCATCTCCAAACAAGCCAATTTATTTAGTTGGAGATTCATTTGGAGGGTGCTTGGCTCTTGCTGTTGCTGCTCATAACCCTAAGATCGACCTTGTTCTGATATTAGCTAATCCAG CAACTTCCTTTGGGAAGTCACAGCTCCAACCTCTGCTTCCTCTTCTAGAGTCTTTGCCTGATGAAAACAACTTATTAGTGATCTGTATAGATGGCATAACTTAG